The genomic stretch AAGGAGGCGCTCAAAGCGATCATCGCCGACTACAACGCCCGTTACGGCACGAACTTCGACCTGTTCACCTTCGACCTTTACTATCAGGACATCCAGCAGCGCATCAAGGACCAGAAATACCCCAACAAGGATCTGCCGCACGAAAAGAAGATCGACCTCACTATCGTGGTGGACATGCTGCTTACCGGCTTCGATTCGCAGTACCTGAATACCCTCTATGTGGACAAGAACCTGAAGTATCACGGCCTCATCCAAGCTTTTTCGCGCACCAACCGCGTGCTCAACGACTCCAAGCCCTACGGCAACATCCTCGACTTCCGCGCCCAGAAGGACGCCGTGGACGAAGCCATCACCCTCTTTTCCGGCGAGGCCGGAGAGCGCGCCCGTGAGATCTGGCTGGTGGACCCGGCGCCCGTGGTAGCCAAGCGCTTCGTCGAAGCCGTGCGCGAACTGGAGAGCTTCATGCAGTCGCAGGGCCTCGAGTGCAAACCCGAGGAGGTGCCAAACCTGCGCGGTGACGAGGCCCGCGCCGCCTTCATCAACACCTTCAAGGAAGTGCAGCGGCTCAAAACCCAGCTCGACCAGTACACCGACCTGGATGACGCTACGCGCCAAACCATCGAACAGGCCATGCCGGAGGATACCTTGCGCGCCTTCCGCGGCGTCTATCTGGACGTGGCCACCCGACTCAAGGAAAAGCAGTACAAGACCGCCGACCCCAGCGATCCGGTGCAGCAGCTCGACTTCGAGTTTGTGCTCTTCGACTCGGCTTTGATCGACTACGACTACATCATGAAGCTCATCGCCCGCTTCAGCGCCAAGGGGCCGAAAAAGCAGAAGATGACCCGCGAGCAGCTTGTGGGGCTCCTTAGGAGTAACGCCAAGTTCCTCGACGAGCGCGAGGAGATCATCGAGTACGTGAACACCCTGAAGGAAGGCGAGGGCTTGAGTGAGGAGGAAATCCGCAAGGGCTACGAGCGCTTCAAGGCCGAGAAATACGCCCGCGAGCTCACCGCGATCGCCGAAAAGCACGGCCTCTCGCGCGACGCGCTGCAAACCTTCCTGGACGGCATCCTGCACCGCATGATCTTCGACCCCGACGCGCTCACCGACCTGATGGCACCCTTGAATCTCGGCTGGAAGGCGCGGGCGCAGAAGGAGCTGGCGCTGATGGAGGACCTCACGCCACTACTCAAGAAGCTCGCCCAGGGCAAGGAGATTTCTGGTTTGGAAGTGTATGACCATGTCTGAGAAGAAGAAAGGCGTCGTGCCCCGCCTGCGCTTCCCTGAGTTCCGCGATGCGGGGCCGTGGGAATTCCACTCTATCTCTGATTTTCTTACAGAAAGCCGTATTGAAGGCTCCAGCGGAGACACAGCCCGAAAGCTGACAGTTAAACTCTGGGGTAAAGGCGTGGTCAGGAAGGAAGAGTACTTGCCTGGCAGTGAGAATACTAAGTATTACAAGCGGCGGGCAGGCCAATTTATTTACAGCAAGCTTGATTTTCTTAACAGCGCTTTCGGTATCGTGCCGCCAGAACTAGATGGTTATGAATCGACGACTGACCTTCCAGCATTTGAGATTAGTCCCGATCTCGTCGCATCCTTCTTTCTCGAGTATGTGAAGCGACCAAATTTTTTTCGGAAATTCGGCGAACAAGCGGATGGAAGCCGAAAGGCCAAACGAATTCAAACAAACTATTTTTTGGCGCTGCCTGTTGTCGTTCCCGCGAAAAAAGAACAACAAAAAATCGCCGACTGTCTGTCGTCGCTCGATGAGCTGATCGAGCTGGAGGGCAAGAAGCTCGAGGCCCTCAAGCAGCACAAGAAGGGGCTGATGCAGCAGCTCTTCCCCCGCGAGGGCGAAACCACCCCCCGCCTGCGCTTTCCCGAGTTCCGCGATGCCGGGCCGTGGGAGGTGAAGCGGTTGGGGGAGGTGTTTCGTGAACGCTATGAGCGTGATGGTGTTGGCCTCGAATTGCTGTCCGTTACGATTTCGGACGGGGTTGTTCGCGCTTCAGATCTAGAACGCAGAAATACCGCAAGCGCCGATTTATCAACTTACAAGAAGGTTTACCCGGGCGACATTGTTTACAACACGATGCGGATGTGGCAGGGAGCCAGTGGGGTTTCGCATTTCCATGGAATAGTTAGCCCTGCCTACACGGTGGTTACTCCGGAAGACAACCACAACTCAGTTTTTTGGGCCTATCATTTCAAGCTTTGGCATTCGATTGATAAGTTTGCTCGCTTCTCTCAAGGGTTAACCTCTGACACTTGGAATTTAAAATTTCCGGCATTCTCCGCCATTAAAATGGCGTTTCCTCGTGATCCAGAAGAACAACAAAAAATCGCCGACTGCCTGTCCTCGCTCGATGAGCTGATCGAGCTGGAGGGCAAGAAGCTCGAAGCTCTCAAGGCTCACAAGAAGGGGCTGATGCAGCAGCTTTTTCCGCAGGAGGTGGAGTGAGCCATGCCGGCGCAGGGCCACATCCAAACCTTTCCCGACCTCGATGCCCTAGCGCGACACCTGCGCAGCCTAGACAAGAAAACGGTGCTCATTTTCGCCTATAACGGCACAGGCAAAACGCGGCTGTCGGTGCACTTCAAAGAGCTGGGCAAAGTGCGCAACGACGATGGCGAAGTGACCAGCCGCGACACCCTCTACTTCAACGCCTTCACCGAGGACCTGTTCACCTGGGACAACGACCTGGAAAACGACCGTGAGCGGGTGCTGCGCATGAATACCGCCTCCCGGTTCTTCAGCGGCCTGGATGAGCTGGAGATGGAAAACCGTATCCGCCCGGTGTTGCATCGCTATTGCGATTTTGATTTTTCATTCGATTATGATAAGAGTGTCATTAGCTTCTTTCGGGATGAGCGCGTACCTCAGGAAGATAGCAATTACAACACCATACGCCACGACCATATCAAGATTTCACGCGGCGAGGAAAACATCTTCATCTGGTGCTTCTTTCTCGCGGTGGCCGAGCTCGCCATCGCGGGGCAGGAAGCCTATGAATGGGTAAAGTACATCTACATCGACGATCCCATCTCATCGCTGGACGAAAACAACGCCATCGCCGTGGCCGCTCATTTGGCGAAGATGCTCAAGGGTCAAGACCGGGTCAAAGCCATCATCTCCTCGCATCACACACTGTTTTTCAACGTGTTGTGCAATGAAATGGATAGGGCGCAGCGTTATTTTCTTCGCAAGACCGAATCGGGCTACGAGTTGCAGAACACCAACGACACACCGCGCTTCTACCATGTGGCCATGC from Meiothermus sp. Pnk-1 encodes the following:
- a CDS encoding restriction endonuclease subunit S, coding for MSEKKKGVVPRLRFPEFRDAGPWEFHSISDFLTESRIEGSSGDTARKLTVKLWGKGVVRKEEYLPGSENTKYYKRRAGQFIYSKLDFLNSAFGIVPPELDGYESTTDLPAFEISPDLVASFFLEYVKRPNFFRKFGEQADGSRKAKRIQTNYFLALPVVVPAKKEQQKIADCLSSLDELIELEGKKLEALKQHKKGLMQQLFPREGETTPRLRFPEFRDAGPWEVKRLGEVFRERYERDGVGLELLSVTISDGVVRASDLERRNTASADLSTYKKVYPGDIVYNTMRMWQGASGVSHFHGIVSPAYTVVTPEDNHNSVFWAYHFKLWHSIDKFARFSQGLTSDTWNLKFPAFSAIKMAFPRDPEEQQKIADCLSSLDELIELEGKKLEALKAHKKGLMQQLFPQEVE
- a CDS encoding AAA family ATPase, giving the protein MPAQGHIQTFPDLDALARHLRSLDKKTVLIFAYNGTGKTRLSVHFKELGKVRNDDGEVTSRDTLYFNAFTEDLFTWDNDLENDRERVLRMNTASRFFSGLDELEMENRIRPVLHRYCDFDFSFDYDKSVISFFRDERVPQEDSNYNTIRHDHIKISRGEENIFIWCFFLAVAELAIAGQEAYEWVKYIYIDDPISSLDENNAIAVAAHLAKMLKGQDRVKAIISSHHTLFFNVLCNEMDRAQRYFLRKTESGYELQNTNDTPRFYHVAMLKELRKAAESGQLYTYHFNILRSILEKTATFHGFNHFGDIIKRDPDDEDGQLHARYVNLLSHGNYSLFEPVEMLEENKEIFRKILNDFMNNYRFNPELFPEVAEESIA